A window of Hordeum vulgare subsp. vulgare chromosome 5H, MorexV3_pseudomolecules_assembly, whole genome shotgun sequence genomic DNA:
CATTTGAGCTGTGATTATGTTGCGGCACGTTGGTAAAGCAAAGCATGCGCGGTAAACAAACTAGCATTGCACATTTGAAAGAAGAGAGACCAATCATCATCACCACAACCTGCTTGCTGCTGCATCTACATGGACTGTGAGTGAGTGCTACTCTGCAGCAGGATGATGCCCCTTTTGTTCTGCGACTGGGCACATTTGAGACCTACTCTGTAGCAGGATGATACAGGCCTGCAGTGAGACCTGCTTATATGTCTGTGCTGTGCTGGGGAAAATAAACTGTAAAGACCAAACCAATGATCAGCACAGCCTGCTTCAACATGAACTGCGAGCGAGTGCTCCTCTGCAGCAGGGTCAGGGGCACACATGCACATAGATACAGTTAGTTGCTGCTCATCTGTTCCATCTGAATGCCTGCAAAGTTAACTTGGTAAGAAATACTAAAGCGTATTTGTGCAGTGTACtttgtcttttttattttatttgtcttcAACTTTGGTGGTACTACGCTCACCCCAACCATCCTACAGCAGATCCGACGAAGTGGCCGTTTGGATGTAGATATTCAAACTTTCAAAGTGGGTGTGGCTAGGTCTCAGGTGGCTGATCTCAGTCAAGTAGCATaactttttttttttggaaaaggaggttaaacctccggctctgcatcaatcgatgcatgcagccatctttattaattatttcataaaGGTCTAACAAAAGTATACATCAATCCATACGAAGTCACCACTCAcgcctacaaactcgataatatAGAGTGCTCTCACTTCACATATCTAAGACCGATGTTGTcgtcaatccatccacataacgtatcgggagcAACAGCCGATGCAGCACACCTAAAACACACAGCTCACATACACGTTTTacaagccgccatcatcatcgaaccactgacccatcttcatGAAAGAGATCTGCCTTATCCATGCCAGTCCaaacatccgtcgacgccaccacggcgcccaacagcgccaccgccctgcgctcatccaTCCAGATGCGAAGACCCAgggagatctgtcgtgcgtagcacctgccaaccaggcatgactcagcatAGCAACTGTCGGCCaagcatgacttgacagctccaccgaaatttcgtgcaagaccgctccacctcctgcctcagtctgccagcgatgctccacaaacgatgctcccaagagagaaacggcaccgcagtaccgccatcgtccgatctggaagaccagatcctagggtttcccccgaagcagtgcccaccaccagcaaccgttcacgacccacacagtgcccaccaccactcagccctctaGGCGACgtcttcaggaaggtcacgacgtcaaggacgccgccgccgcccactggAGTTAGGGTTTTCAAGTAGCATAACATGCAAGAAAGAAAAATGGAAATTAATTTTTACATGGATCTCAATATAAGATATATTTTTTTAAACGAGGCAAAAGACTTGCCATTTCATTGATTAAGGGAGGATGTTTTAGACAAAAGCTGCAAGCGGCAAACGAAGGAAAATTACTCTCTCGGCATTACAATACTCAAGTGGTTGGCCCCCGCCAAAATCCAAAGCGACACCTCCTGCTTGATCTTGTTAATGTAAGATGTACAAATATTTACGAATATAACATCCACCGAGACATAACCAAGTCTAAGTCGACAGATATTTAACACGACAGATTCGGAGTAGTAACTCGGTTGGTATATTGTGGAGGTGCCCTGCTCTCCTTAAGGTACGAATATTCGGTTGATGTCTTGCTATAAATACCCTTGCTACGATGGAAAAGGAGGATAAAAGAAACATGGGACACCCAATTGTATGTTTATTAATAGTGTAACGTTCATGGCAAATCTAAGTGTTCTACACCGTCCCTCACGAACGCAGAAAATCACATGGAAAGCAGCTAGCATGTTGGGGTTGATTCATCTGTGTAGACCAATTACAGCCTCTCGCCGCGGATCCTCCTAGCTAGGTATACATCTTTGGACATAATTGTCACACGCTTAGCATGGACGGCACACAGGTTAGTGTCTTCGAACAGTCCCACCAAGTATGCTTCGGCTGCCTCCTGCAAAGCAAGCACCGCATGGCTCTGGAAACGTAGATCACTCTGTAGATGTGGCATACAAGCCAAAGAAAACATATGTAAGCCCAAATATTTTGTTTATTATCTTGACATACACTGCACTAGAACTTTTCTCTACGCCCTAACCAATCCCAAATGGATCTTTTATGGAGGGGTTGAGTTGGATTTGTACGTATCTGAAATAAGCCCATTCAGATacatatgatctagaggaaatgCACCTTGAAAAATTGGGCAATCTCCCTGACGAGTCTCTGGAATGGTAGCTTCCTTATGAGCAGCTCTGTGCCCTTCTGATACTTGCGAATTTCACTATAAAAGCACAAGAGCATGACACATAGGCACCTCATGACAATAATTTACGGCTGAGCAACTATTGGAGTCCAAGCAATGGAAATTATATACCGAAGAGCAACAGTTCCAGGGCGATAACGGCGAGGCTTCTTCACCCCTCCGGTGGCTGGAGCTGTCTTACGAGCGGCAGCCTGGCATCACAAAACCAGAAAACAGTAGTTTAGTTACTGTCAAGCAAACAATTTCGTACACTCAAAATTGCTGATGATTCAAATAGTAAATGCAAATGTGCAATATTACATAGAAGGCCCTGAGGTGCTTCGTCGGAGCCTTTCCGCCGGTGGACTTACGGGCTGTGCACTTAGTTCGGGCCATCCTGCAAACAAAATAGTATATAAAAAAAACAGTGATTCATTTCAACAAACCAAATTCTAAAGCTGACACACAATAAAGTAAACAAACAACCAGATTCTGATTCTTAAAAATCCAGAGCCACAGTTGATTCTCAGGAATCTGTAGCCCAAACAAAGGGGCACATAATCATTGAAAATCCTAGTAAGACATCTGAAACAAGGTGGTGTAGTACTCCCTGTGTcttaaaataactgtcttaactttatactacCTTCAGGGCCGGCCCATAGGCCGGGCAAACGGGGCGCCCGCCCTGGGCCGCGGGAAGACAGGGGCCTCAGCCCGGGTAATGCTTTGACTACCTTGCAGTGCCCTGCGCGTCTTCTCGTTCGGAGTcgttccttctcgttcttctcccgAGAGGCAAGACCGCGAGAGTAAATCTTCTCCTTCCTTCTCGAGACAGATTCCCAGACTCCCAAAACAGCGCCGTCTCCGATTCCAAAATCACTGCCGGCCATTAATGGAGACCAATGAAGCAAATCCGATCCCCAATCTGCTCGGCTTGCTTCTTCAAAGATCTTCCCGTTCCTCATGGAACAGCGCCGCCGCTTCCTACTCATATCCCCATCAGGCATCAACTAGACGTTGGAGTCTTGGAGATCCCGTTCCTCACTTCCCGGTGATCCCGTTCCTCCTTTCAGATAAATAGATGACCCTGCCCGCATCTCTATTCTCTAATATCTCTCTTTCTCTGTTTCAGACTTTCAGTGGACAGGGGAATAGGGGATCTATTTGAGGCAGGAGGAGGGCTGTTGTTCTTGTTCGCTGGgaatcgttgttgttcttgttcgctGCCAGGCCGCCAGTGGGAGGGGGCGAAGGCAGGCAAGGGAAGGGGCCGAAGGGAGGGGCCTGGGTTGGATCTGTTTCAGGTAATCAGGTTCTTCACTAGTTCATTTTCTTTTAGAACATATTTTTTCTTCCTAGTGAAACAAATCACATGAACATCGAACAGCTGAACTGCAGAACTGGAGAAGGGTCCTGTTGACTCGCACTCACGGATCTGCTGATTTGGCCGCCTATATCAACATTCAGGTGCCTTTGTTCCCTGTTTTAATCATTTTATGTTGCTTGTTCTTGATAAGTAACATGTCCTTTAGAAAGCATTTATCTGGTAGTAACAAAAGGAAGATAAAAAAGCAAAAAGATGAAgaggtaaaatctctaaaaggatcACTTAACAGATATTTCAAACCTGGTAGTTCTTCTAGAGGTCCCCTGGAATTGGCCATAGTATGTGTTGAACAACCAATCAAGAAACAAATGTAAGTTCATGCCTAACTTTTTATTTGATGGTAACACAAAAGATTTAAGTAGCAACCAGTTTTGATAGGAATTTTTATTTTGCAGAATAAAATGACAGTCTCCATTCAAATTTAGGAATGCAAGCTTTTGTGAAAAGAGAGCTTTTGTCGAACTTCATCTCCTTACTATCATGATGTAGTTCACTTGATCGACAAATAAATTGTACTGTCAGTTTTAGAGTCCAAATTAAAATCATCAGACTGCCCTATGTATTGGATATTactttggttttgaaatataaaataTTTTGAGCTTTTTGAGTAAACAAGGGCCCCTTATTGTTGTCTTGCCCCAGGGCCCCGTATATCTATGGCCCGGCCCTGACTAGTTttagtataaatttgtactaaaacacttattttgaaacggagggagtatgtcctAAACTATTTATGCTGACGAGTGATGGCCAACACAAGCAACCAAATCAGAAAATACCGCCGGAAGCATCAAGAAATACTAGGGGTAGAACGCTTGAAACGGCTTACcactggtagaaaaagaggcttccgtccagccccataagtcgcgacactgtaggaaccgcgactaatgaattctttagtcgcggttcggcagacgaaccgcgaccaaaggcctgggccagggcgctcggtggccagcctgggccaaaggcctttagtcgcggttggccaggccaaccacgactaaagctcctcccctatatatatcagttcagcacactcacttagccatttggtgccacttctcttcacaagcttcacaagggggtgtaggtttgcttttggttcctcttatgcacacaaggtgtttgatgaaatgccccaagagcgtgaaacaaacatgatatgaagtgttggagccacacttgaggttcctcatttattttttcctcctcgatcgcggttagcaacttgaacctttcatgcatgtgtgtcattgataaaatatgcatgtgtgttgttcattgtttaatttctattgtttatagctagttagtttaacaaatgcatgatggttaattatatattttatattataataatgcagatgaatcggcaatggatgtacggtaaccgactctcccacgagttcactacgggtttgaaagatttcctcgtactggctaatgcgaacaagcagaagggttttgttatctgtccatgtgttgactgtaagaatcagaagggttactcttcctcaagagaagttcacctgcacctgcttcggcacggtttcatgccaagctataattgttggaccaagcatggagaaagaggggttataatggaagaagatgaagaaggggatgatttcatcgatgaaagctatcttgctcatttcggtgatactttcatggaggatgctgagggtgaaggggaaggtgaaggtgaagaagaggcacgtgatgagaccgttgatgatcttggtcggaccattgctgatgcacggagacgctgcgaaactgaaaaggagagggagaatttggatcgcatgttagaggatcacagaaagtcgttttaccccggatgcgatgatggtctgaaaaagctgggctgcacactggatttgctgaaatggaaggcacaggcaggtgtagctgactcggcatttgaaaacttgctgaaaatgttgaagaatatgtttccaaagaataacgagttgcccgccagtacgtacgaagcaaagaaggttgtctgccctctaggtttagaggttctgaagatacatgcatgcatcaacgactgcatcctctaccgcggtgaatacgagaatttgaatgaatgcccggtatgcactgcattgcgttataagatcagaggcgatgaccctggtgacgatgttgagggcgagaaacccaggaagagggttcccgccaaggtgatgtggtatgctcctataataccacggttgaaacgtctgttcaggaacaaagagcatgccaagttgttgcgatggcacaaagaggaccgtaagtcggacggggagttgagacacaccgcagatggaacgcaatggagaaagatcgacagagagttcaaagattttgcagctgacgcaaggaacataagatttggtctaagtacagatggcatgaatccttttggcgagcagagctccagccatagcacctggcccgtgactctatgcatctacaaccttcctccttggttgtgcatgaagcggaagttcattatgatgccagtgctcatccaaggtccgaagcaacccggcaacgacatcgatgtgtacctaaggccattagttgatgaacttttacagctgtggggcagacctggtgtccgtgtgtgggatgagcacaaagaagaggaatttgacctacgagcgttgcttttcgtaaccatcaacgattggcctgctcttagtaacctttcgggactgtcaaataagggatacaatgcatgcacgcactgcttacatgagactgaaagtgtacatttgccaaattgtaagaagaacgtgtaccttgggcatcgtcgatttcttccgaaaattcatccagtaagaaagaaaggcaagcattacaacggcaaggcagatcaccggccgaagcctgcggaacgcactggtgctgaggtatttgatatggtcaaggatttgaaagtcatctttggaaagggtcctggcggacaatcagttccgaagggagctgacgggcacgcagccatgtggaagaagaaatctatattctgggagctagaatattggaaagtcctagaagtccgctctgcaatcgacgtgatgcacattacgaagaatatttgcgtgaacctcctaagcttcttgggcgtgtatgggaagacaaatgatacaaaggaagcacggcaggaccagcaacgtttgaaagaccctgatgaccggcatccggaatggtttcaaggtcgtgccagctacgctctgaccaaagaagagaaggtcatcttttttgaatgcctgagcagtatgaaggtcccgtctggattctcgtccaatataaagggaataataaacatggcggagaaaaagttccaaaacctgaagtctcacgactgccacgtgattatgacgcaattgcttccgattgctttgagggggctcctgccgcaaaatgttcgagtagccattgtgaagctatgtgcattcctcaatgcaatctctcagaaggtaatcaatccagaagttctaccacggttacagaacgatgtgatccaatgtcttgtcagtttcgagttggtgttcccgccatccttcttcaatattatgacgcacctcctggttcacctagtcgaagagattttcgttctcggtcctgtatttctacacaatatgttccccttcgagaggttcatgggagtattaaagaaatatgttcgtaaccgtgctaggccagaaggaagcatctccaagggctatggaaatgaggaggtaattgagttttgtgttgactttgttcctgaccttaagccgattggtcttcctcgatcgcggcacgaggggagactaagtggaaaaggcacgatcggaaggaaatcaacgatatgtatggacggccattctctgactgaagcacaccacactgtactgaccaattccagcttggtggctccgtactttgagaaacacaagaatattttacgctcggaccacccggggaagcctgaatcctggattaggaaggcccacatggagactttcggcagttggttgagaaaacatttaatgaatgacaatgatgttgtagatcagctgtacatgttggccaagacaccatcttcgactataacgactttccaagggtacgagataaatgggaatacattttacacgatcgcccaagataaaaagagcaccaaccaaaacagtggtgtccgctttgatgcagcaaccgagaatgggcaagaggtcacatattatggttacatagaggagatatgggaacttgactatggaccctcctttaaggtccctttgttccggtgcaaatggttcaagctaacaggaggtggggtaaaggtggaccagcaatacggaatgacaatggtggatttcaacaatcttggttaccttgacgaaccattcgtcctagcgaaagatgtcgctcaggttttctatgtgaaggacatgagtagcaaaccgaggaaacggaaagataagaaaacgatcagtacatcatgcgatgatccaaagcgccacattgttctttcagggaaaagaaacatcgtgggagtggaggacaagacagacatgtcagaagattataatatgtttgctgaaattccgcccttcaaagtgaacaccgacccaagcattaagttaaatgatgaggatgctccatggatacggcacaatcgtaagcaagcagggacacaagggaagaaatgatgtgtaataatttattgtaccaaactttgttgaatggatcatgtgaattatattacccgtgatgtgtttggtgtccattttcgaatgattcgagataccactgatgatacatgaaatttggagtgatttggtcatactcctgcctaggcgtataatatgcatactcgtagtcttcatagccgccgtcgtcgttgtactggtagtcgtcgccttctaagttgccgccgtcgtcgtcgctgctgtcgtcgctgtcgtcgggcggcgctcgtggctcgaactgagggtagcgcaggcgggggatatcgccggccgtgatgtagtccatgacgctctgcagagtccggccgtaccaccatagccgacggccggcctcgtggaagttcccaggaggcagaccgtcctcctcatacctggcgagcgccctctcacgccgattgatgaagaaggcgtcccaagtatgctggttatcgggatgccagcggggattcatccgctgctccggcgtgaggtcgaggtagtagtggttcgtgatggccgcccggggcgcagtaccctgagggacgggagggaccggcacgccgccggcgcttaggctccagccggtggggacgcggtagcccggtggacaagggtagttcgaggcgcaaagctcctccacctgctagtaggttagagtgggtgcggtggaagccatgagagagtgatgagagattgtagagatgtgataatgctggccaagccgggctacatatatgtagtgagaaatggcgggaaaaatgggagcgggaagacaggaggcgggaagaaagtggcgggaagaaagaggcgggaagacagggaagaaatggcgggaagaagaggaatccagagctggtcatctaacctttagtcccggctggttggtgcaaccgggactaaatgtggtttttgtgtcatctaagaaaactgtcggtgggataaggacgtttgggtaacctttagtcccggctggttggtgcaaccgggactaaatgtggttttaacatattgaattgaattagttttatttttcttaattttttgatatattatttgtatttttaagattttgaattgaattagttttatttttctgaattttttgatatattatttgtatttttaacattttgaattgaattagttttatttttcttaattttttgatatattatttgtatttttaacattttgaattgaattagttttatttttcttaattttttgatataatttttgtgtttttaacatattgaattgaattagttttatttttctgaattttttgatatattatttgtatttttaagatattgaaaaaggaaagtattttgaaaaatacctttagtcgcggttggccagaccaactgcgactaaaggtcgttgcgcgcgggaacgaaaaaaccctttagtcgcggttggttttgccaaccgcgactaaaggtaaccgcgactaaaggggggggctataaatacaagggcctgccgccgtcttctccgattctctgtcgcgcgcgccgaaggcctgccgccgtcgccctcgccctcgacgctgcccgccgtcgccctcgcccaccGCGCGCGCGCCGCCTCGCTCGCCCGCCCTCAACGACGCCGGCCGGCCTCGGTACTGCCGCCtcgctcgcccgccctcgccgcctcGCTCGCCCGCCCAACGCCGCAAATTTCTACAGAGTTTACAGAGTATAAACTTTGTATATACAATTCCAAACATATACAATACAAAAATATAACTGATGGTGTATCCAATGACATGCATTTCGTAAGTTAATGGACATAATTTGTGTGTAAACAAGGTCAAAGTTTGTGATTTTTGACTTTTGAAAAAAATCTATACATACTACATTATGGAATGGATGGAGTATAAATTTTCTTGACATGGATTGTTTAAGTTGTAGGAATAAATCCCATATGGTATAGTTTTTTCATTGATGTTTATTTTTTTATCGGGACAATAACTCCAATAACATAAACttccttaaagactttcacacaaTCCATGTTTGTTTTAATGAATGTCCTCAACAACCATACACTGCACTACCACCAATTTATATGCCGTGTTCTCTGCATGCTTCAGACTCACTGAGTTTTGACACATCTGAGAAACCACCTGTTAGCAAAAGAGGGAAAGCACTATGCaagaacaaagaaaaagaaataaagaaagggAGGTCATCACTTCATCTTGAGAATAGAAGACGTCGGGAAGAAAACGCTCAGTTGATGCGACCGCTAGCATCCCACGAAgagaaaacatattgtcaagCCCTATGATTTCTCGATGCACCTGCACAGTCCCGGGTCTCATACTCGTGTGGTTAGTACACACGGCAGTGATGAGAAAAAAAGTATGGTCTACAAGAAATTGCCTAAAACGTATAATCATTTGAATTTACATAAAAATGACTTAGTTTAACAAAAACGGTAAAATAACTTAGGGTAAGAATTAGTTTAACAAAAACGGTAAAATAACTCCCTCTCCGTGACGCCGTcgtctgccgccccgtctcgcgctctaccgcgacaccctctcccaccccttcctcgccccctccttttgccaccgccctttcgccaccgccaccgcccccattcttcacttaattaatttgttttactacatgttttcaggactgacataatggcggacgatagagctgacccgattatggacaactatgatccggacggtgaagcacatatgttcggcatcataaacggcgatattctatatgtgccgaccggagaagaagaagatgatatctcttcttatctgaaccttgacggtgaagatgaagggcgccgtcagcaagatgatgccgaacaaacgtcgataaacgacgatcttcaaatggaagtagcaaccacctccggcgccgaggtatatatatacattgagcctctggtgatacaaactaactgatttgaataaatatgtgtgtactaacgcgcgcgactctctttcttattttagccctcggccggatcgtcgaaacaatcgagtacgtcgtcaaagcgtggcgcaaccaagacgatgaaacaaggagaaacatgcaccatcgaggttgtcgacagtgcaaccggcaggccgctggagccccgcaagaacgccaccaagtttgtcagccaatgcggagccgttgttagagacaacgtctcgatcaccgtccaggagtggaatgagccaaagaaggcacgaattgctggtttcacttttgtcgataagagaacaaaaaaagattgcttcaagaagcttatggaacatttcgttctacctccggaatacaacaaattcgatgaggagggtaacaagattgaggaaaacaaggagaggaggaggctagtcaaacagttcgctcttcataagatggccgacgcattccggaaattcaagcaaaatctagcccatgactttgtcaagcagaacaagactccggatttcaaaggacaatatgagaaactgaaacatgattggccagaatttgtgaagcaaaagaaatcggagcagttcattcaaatatcgaaaaaaaataaggaaaatgcggctaagaaggagtacaatcatattatggggccaggagggtatcgcatttgggtgcctaggttggagaagatggagaacgagctgagggcgcgaggaatccgtccaggtacggagggatgggacccaagggccaaaagctggtggtacgggcatgggggaacgctgaacccggagacaggggagtgtgtttaccggggcaaattaattaaacccacccaagcccttattgacgcaatgagggatgctcaagaggggaagatcaagttcaacagagagaacg
This region includes:
- the LOC123452879 gene encoding histone H3.3-like codes for the protein MARTKCTARKSTGGKAPTKHLRAFYAAARKTAPATGGVKKPRRYRPGTVALREIRKYQKGTELLIRKLPFQRLVREIAQFFKSDLRFQSHAVLALQEAAEAYLVGLFEDTNLCAVHAKRVTIMSKDVYLARRIRGERL